attcacaTTGTAATGTGTTTGTGTCTGAAATATATGGTTTGGAAAAGTATGAAAGGAAATGTTCCAGCCTGAAGCCTCCTGAATTACATGGGTATGAAGTTTATCTttgataaatgaattttatggtgttagaaaatttctttcttcttaaaTCTATGGTATGTGCTTGTGCCAGGTTTCACATATTCTGGCATGTTTAAATCTAAGGTTTGCTTTCTCTTCCCGTGCTTggagatttgattttttttttttttttaatgtttctcAGGTGAAACAAATTAAGGAAACCATTGAAGAAGCAGGTTTCCCTGTTGATGATTTTCCAGAACAAGACATAGCAGTATGCCGCCTCAAGATTAAAGGAATGATGTGTACCAGCTGCTCTGAGTCTGTAGAATGTGCCCTTCAAATGGTAGATGGAGTGAAAAGGGCTGTGGTTGGTATAGCTCTTGAAGAAGCAAAGGTTCATTTTGATCCAAATGTCACTAATACTGACCGTATCATTGAGGCAATAGAAGATGCTGGATTTGGAGCTGATTTGATTAATTCTGGCAATGATGCAAACAAAGTGCATTTAAAACTTGAAGGAGTTAAGTCACAGGAAGATGCTAACTTTATTCAGACCTTTCTTGAGTCAGTTGAAGGTGTAAATCATGTTGAAATGGATATGGAAGAAAATAAGGTGACAGTTAGCTATGACCCTGAACTCACTGGCCCAAGATCTATTATACGGTACATTAATGGAGATTCCCATGGCCCTAACATTTATCGTGCAAGCTTATACATTCCTTCAAGACAAAGAGAAGCAGAGCAGCAGAAAGAAACTTGGATGTACAAGAACCAGTTCTTGCTAAGCTGCTTGTTTACCATCCCTGTTTTTCTGTTTTCAATGGTACTTCCAATGCTTCCTACTTATGGTGGCTGGCTAGACTACAAGGTTCATAACATGCTCACTATTGGGATGCTCTTAAGATGGATCCTCTGCACACCAGTGCAGTTTGTTGTTGGCCGCAGGTactaagttaattttttaatatgcaaTCTTCTCTTCAATGATACTTTGTTTGCTACAATATGAGCacttatatttttgaaaagtaatttgtCAGATAATTTGTGAGACAATTAATATTTTGGCTTGGTTGTCTTTGTCAGGTTCTATGTGGGATCATATCATGCATTGAGACGAAAATCTGCTAATATGGATGTTCTGGTCGCACTTGGCACTAACGTTGCTTATTtttactctatatatatagCAATGAAAGCATTGACTTCAGATATATTTGAAGGGCAAGATTTCTTTGAGACTAGTGCCATGTTGATATCCTTTATTCTCTTAGGGAAATATTTGGAGGTTGTTGCCAAAGGGAAAACATCAGATGCTTTAGCAAAGCTGACAGAACTTGCCCCTGATACAGCTCATCTTTTAATATTAGATGATGAAGGAACAGTCATTTCAGAGATGGAAATCAGTACTCAGCTGATACAGAGGAATGATATAATCAAGGTTCTACCGGGAGAAAAAGTTCCAGTGGATGGGATAGTTATCGATGGTAAAAGTCATGTGAATGAGAGTATGATTACTGGAGAGGCAAAGCCTGTTTCTAAAAAACCCAATGATACGGTATGAATGGTTttgcatttaaattttaatatatgtggCACTATAAGATGCTGAATGAAGGCTCTAACTTTTTCTATGTAATTAATAGGTTATTGGTGGGACCATGAATGAGAATGGTTGCTTACTGGTTAAGGCTACTCATGTTGCGTCAGAGACGGCTCTTTCTCAAATTGTTCAACTTGTAGAAGCTGCTCAGCTTTCCAGAGCACCTGTTCAGAAACTAGCCGATCAGATCTCAAAGTTTTTCGTCCCAACAGTGAGTTTTTTGTATCCTCCGTCATTCTACTCGGTgttgaattttctaattttttctgCTTCATATAATTGTCACAATTGTGAAAAAGATGAATTTGTTTGAAACTCTTATGATCCATGCTTGAACATggagtttggtttggtttagctGCAAATGAACCAATCAGAACCACCTACACAAAATGCAGGTCCTTTACAGCTGATTTTTGCCACTGCTTATCAAAgcaatcattttgttttttaaccCCATATCAGGTTGTTGTTGCAGCATTTATTACATGGCTCGGATGGTTCATCCCTGGCGTGGCTGGACTTTACCCAAAACATTGGATTCCAAAAGTCATGGATGAGTTTGAGCTTGCTCTACAGTTTGGTATTTCAGTATTGGTGGTTGCTTGCCCATGTGCTCTTGGACTGGCAACCCCGACTGCTCTCATGGTTGCCACAGGGAAGGGTGCTTCTCAAGGTGTGCTTATCAAGGGAGGAATTGCACTTGAAAAGGCACACAAGGTATGACTATCGTTCTCTCATAGCAGCTCCATAAGTAGAATTTTGATTCGATTATGAATTGTGTCCACCTGTGGGTTTACACAGTAAGGTTCTATCTGCTGGCCAGTGTTACCTGAAATGTACACTTACATGTAACAGAGATACATAATGAAATTCCCAGATTGTGTAGTCTCATTCTATTGATCAGATTCTTCTATAACATAACGTATTCAGTTCATGATCATGATAAAATATGTGATTGATTCAACAACACTGGTTCACTTTTGCTAAACGCAATTGAGATTGCCATATCTCCATTGAAAACAGATGTAagtcatttcttttatatttcatttaaatattttttcactagAGCATACATTTTGAATGTTGCTGAACATTATCTTTGCATTAGTTTTCTACAATCATATACTCATTAGGGTGATGTATTAGTCATTCATTAGCACTATTTTACTTCTTTCCCTTCTACCCTCTGACATGTACAAATGAAAGTATGAAACCTTGGTCGTGAGAGTTTAACTTGATTAATGTTTCAAGTTGGCGTGGAGGTGACTGCATTTGTTATAGTATCTTCTGTTAATCCTGCAGGTAAAGACAGTTGTCTTTGATAAGACAGGGACACTGACAGTTGGGAAGCCTGAAGTAGTCAGTGCAGTgctcttttctcatttttcaatgGAGGAGTTCTGCAACATGACCACTGCTGCTGAGGTACAGATATATGTTTAGACTGcctcaataattaaaatgcatTTCGGTGGAATTTAAGTTGGTTGAAACACTCCCGTGCCAATTTTACCTAATTTGAAcgcttgaaataaattttgcatCTGTAACGTAGCGATGATGAATGGGTTTCAAAGTTGCCCGAAGTGGTGTAtgctcatgcatttacatataatttttatcaacacttttatttataacttgTTCAGGCAAATAGCGAACATCCAATAGCGAAAGCTGTGGTGAAGCATGCAAAGAAGCTGAGTCAGAAGTTTGGCTCCCATACTAAACTGGTTAACGAGGCTAAGGACTTTGAGGTGCATACTGGAGCTGGTGTAAGTGGAAAAGTTGGTGACAAAAGAATTTTAGTTGGAAACAAGAGGCTCATGCAGGCGTTTCATGTCCCTGTTGAATCTGCGGTGGAGAACTATATTTCGGAAAACGAGCAACTGGCCCGAACTTGTGTTTTAGTTGCCATTGATGGAAAAATTGCTGGAGCTTTTGCCGTAACTGATCCCGTGAAGCCTGAGGCCCGGGTTGTTGTATCTTATCTCCATTCAATGGGCATTTCAAGCATCATGGTAACTGGTGATAATTGGGCCACGGCTACTGCCATAGCAAAAGAGGCTGGAATAGAGAAGGTAGTTGCTGAGACAGACCCAATTGGAAAAGCTGATAAGATAAAAGAATTACAGGTAAAACTTTTGGACATGATTATAATTGCATGGTGCTTTATAAACAATTTGTACATcccttttgttttcttgaattggCAATGGATGCAGTTAAAAGGGATGACGGTGGCTATGGTGGGAGATGGAATAAACGACTCCCCAGCTTTAGTTGCAGCTGATGTAGGGATGGCAATAGGTGCAGGGACAGACGTAGCAATAGAAGCAGCGGATATAGTTCTCATCAAAAGCAACTTAGAAGACGTAATCACAGCGATAGATCTTTCAAGAAAGACCATTTCTCGAATTCGTCTCAACTACGTTTGGGCACTTGGTTATAACATTCTCGCCATGCCTATTGCCGCCGGAATTCTCTACCCCTTCACTGGAATCCGACTACCACCATGGCTGGCCGGGGCTTCCATGGCAGCTTCATCGCTAAGTGTGGTTTGTTCCTCTCTCTTATTGCAGTCTTATAAGAAACCATTGCATATTAAAGCCTCTTAAGGGACGGTAGTTCACTAGTACCAAATGATAATgttaatttatagaatttgcTGTAAATTTGTAGGGTAAATGAGATATGATGattgaaatatgataaatgaaGTAAAGAAGGGAGGGGGGAGTTGAAAAATAGTGTTAGACATggttaatttaacttttttcattttaatacaACTTTCTCATTTCATTCtcttatatattgattttttgtcTTTCAgttattgtatattatttacaaatagtattatattcataattttatatataaaatttaattatatgaaaaaatattaatgtttataCAGTTTCATTCATGTAATACATTAATGAAACGACAGTGTCATCTTGATTTTCACTTTGATCTGGTGAATTTTTGTCCTTTATAATAATTGTGAGAAACCCTATTGAATCTAAgaagtgttaatttttttcttctttaaagtttgaagagggtaaatttaataaaattatatgcataatttttgtacataaataatgatgtgttattatctgattgagtattattttatttttaatttttatctatctAACTATACAGTAAtacattattgtttgtatataaagttatacatataacattactcgggaaatttaacattttattttagagTACATTTATGATTTGTAAATAATTTGAAACTATGTTTGGTATCTTATTGAAAATCTCTGGACTAAACAATGCAAAATTGAGAAAACAACTTTTATATTAGTTACGTTAAAAACCCTTTTACATTAGCACTTCCAATTGAATTTGAAACCTGTTTTTAAAAATAGGACTCATTTTTGTCAGATATATTTTCAgaagatttttatattttttattttcaataattaatctttaaatatatatcaaaatgtaaCCTTTTATAAGGATTATTAATTAAGCTGACTAAAATTGGGGGTGCATAAAAAATAACCAATTCTTTAGGGTTTATATTAGTATAAGCAATACGTTGCATATGGATGAAACTGTTCATAATAAATAGCCTTAAATTTAGTGTTTCGGGtttggggattttttttttttcatatgtatgTGATGCATATGTTGGGTAGGTTTTTGATATTGTTTAGATAATTTTACGATGTGGGTAACACATAGTgagagggttttttttttttttttaaacacgtGTTGTATTGGCGTTGTGTAATATGCAtgataaatcttttttatatttttcaatttagggGTTACTGATGTTAGGTAACTGATGTTTCtcatttttgggtttttcaagtatatttttcaaatttttaatctattttttgacaataaaatatataaatatatagatattatgtaaataatattgCTTCTAGGCATTAAATGTCTCTTAAGAAaccatttgatttaatttttttctatacgtataaaaatcaataatgcAAGTGATTAAATATCTCTTGATATCATATTAGAATTTCAGATTAAGTTGGAATTTGCAAGGATAAAAGGATCTTTGATTTCTTCAAATTCACAACAAatctctaaactttttttttcatttcaaaatttccaaattaacacttctttaacataattaatatattaagtatAAAGAATGACAATTCAACCTTCAAATCTAATAGTTTGGCTTGTTTTCTTCAAGATGAATGGAAATTAGAACTAggatgaaaataactaaaatttttacgatcataaataaaagatatatccccacttattttttctttgacacgtttattcttttgtttgtctCTTTTCCAAtacatttttaaattcttaaaaattaactcacccccccttaaaagtttaaattataataaatatattttgaataaatattttattttctttcaatggGCATAGAAGGAGGGGAcaagacaaaaacaaagaaaaacctCTTTTATgaatacaaagataaaaattaagatgATCAATCCCACTCTGTTCTATTACcatcttattattataaatgttaatattcattttatttcattttaccttaagatatttaagtaaaaaaatgcttaaataatttttaaaacatcaaatttttctcaaaatggCCAAAATCCTTatgaaaataacacaaaaaaccTCATGATCAAATCCTTTTgagatatattaatttaaatatgatttaataaaatatttattaatatacaattttctttcataaaatcaattaattcttttacatatttttactataaaactCCACGCAAAAGTAGCAATGGTAACCCAAGTCTCTCTCACTCTTCTTCTCTTGGAATCGCAACTTTTGAGCAACCAAAGCAAGGGAAAGCCACTTCAAAATCAAAAGGCTATTAGTCATATTTAAGATTAATCATTAATGAATCTCCTTGTCTGGTTTTGTGGATTCTGCAGCGACCGGATCGCTCGGTCTTCTAGTGATATATATGTGTTAGCTCGCGTAGCTCTTCTTTTGGTCTTGCTCTTTTTTCGCCTTATCAGTTGTTCCATTCAcctcttcttttcttatttCTGTTCTTCTTATAAACcctcttcttctttgtcattttctcCTTCACCTTCGCCTTTCAGGTTAGTTTCATTCATTGTTTCttccatatatataataaatgtcaattaaatgtaataacttGGTGAATTTTTGGCAATAATTCttgttatattcattatttaataatgacTGTAGGGGGAAGGATAGACTTTAAGATcgattatttttataatctgaaaaaatagatatattgtatttttgttgAACACATTCCTCTAAAATGGAGAAGTTTCTTCAagtaatgttaaatttttattttcaccacATTCAGtttataataacaattacaAATTGGTGatggttttttgaattttcaccACTTTATGTGGAATCATTTTTAAGCACTAATTTTAGGGTCAAGAGTAGATGATATAAAAGAATTACAGACTTTTGTTGTCTTATATTAAACTTCTTAGGTTCATGTTTTTTTCAATACATTCTTCTTTGCTATGCAATCCAACTCACTCTaaactttttgttttcttttcttattgtgCGATTGTTTAATTAGGTTAATAATTTGTTAGAAGTAATGGCTGAGAGGCAGCAGCAGCCAAGCGTTGCAGAGAAGACAGTAGGACAGCTCTATCTCGGTTCCACTCTATCCCAAGATGTTCATCAAAGCCGCTGTGGGGGGTTTCAGCACCCGGCGGCGATGCAAAGAAGGCGCTTAACATATTGCAATTCAACATCGCAACAACGTCCCATCTCACTTATTTCTTCACCTGTAATGCCAGTACTTGTACAAGCCCCCAAAGAGATAGGCTTCACCAGTTATCACCATTGATTTTCTCATGGGTGGAGTCTCTGCAGCGGTGTCTAAGACTGCTGCTGCTCCTATCGAACGTGTTAAGCTGTTGATTCAAAACCAGGATGAGATGATCAAGGCCGGCCGCCTCTCAAAACCTTACAGTGGAATTTGTGAATGTTTCAGCCGTACTATCAAGGAAGAGGGCGTGGTTTCTTTGTGGAGAGGCAACACAGCTAATGTCATCCGTTATTTCCCCACTCAGGTTTGCCATTTGTTCATTTAGCAATGCTGTGCGCACCGTACATAAATTGATATCAAGTGTGTACTCGGAATCactaatcatttaattatatatatcaaatatatctctaattatttgatgatacaaatcaaatatatacctatttgtatacttaaattagatccagataattttattatttttcatttgatatcACAACTTTTATAAAGAGgctattttatggttttatctCCCGATTCCTTCCTGCAGGCCTTGAATTTTGCATTCAAGGACTACTTCAAGAGGCCGTTTAACTTCAGGAGGATCGTGATGGTTACTGGAAGTGGTTTGCAGGTAACTTGGGATTTGGTGGTGCTGCTGGTGCATCTTCCATGTTCTTCGTCTACTCCTTGGATTATGCTCGAACCTACCCGTCTTGCCAATGATGCCAAGGCCGCCAAGCAGGGAGGAGGAAGGCAGTTCAATGGACTGGTTGATGTCTATAAGAAAACCCTCAAAACTGATGGGATTGCAGGGCTTTATCGTGGCTTCAATATTTCATGTGTTAGCATCATTGTGTATCGCGGCCTCTACTTTCATGTATGATTCACTGAAGCCAGTTAACTTCACAGGGAAGTTACAGGTTCGTAAATTGCACAATAAGAAAACTGAAATTAGTGAAAGAACAATTAACAGACGGATAATATCGGatattataagtaatatttttttataattttagtaattaattattaatatatttattaaaatttaataaatttataattttcataagAAATACAGCcgttcaaaatttattttcccttgttaaaaagttttaatgatgaaaaatcttatttttacttGTTAGAGCTTTTTAGTTAGAAATATTGTTGATGGGAATAAAAGCATTTTTCCACTTGTTTTGTAGTGTTGGTTGATTTAAGCtccaatgaattttattttttttaagtttatactAAAATTAACATGAGACCATCTCCATTGTCAATGATTTCAGGATAGTTTCTTTGCAAGCTTTGCTCTTGGATGGGTTATAACCAACGGCGCAGGCCTTGCCTCGTACCCCATAGACACAATTCGAAGAAGGATGATCATGACATCAGGAGAAGCTGTTAAGTACAAGAGTTCAATGGATGCATTTAATCAGATTCTTAAGAATGAGGGTGCCAATTCTCTCTTTAAAAGCGCAGGTGCCAACATTCTTCGTGCCATTGCAGGTGCTGGTGTGCTTGCTGGCTATGACAAACTTCAAGTGATTGTGTTTGGAAAGAAGTATGGTTCCGGGGGAGCCTAATTGAGACACTGATTAAGCCATAGATGGTGacaataaatgaaatttttttaagaattgtttCAGGTGAATTCTGTAGAGGTAGTTTTGGTCTCTTAAAATTGTTCCCACAATTTTGATGATTGAAGTACTTGCTAAATGTAATCTTAATTCATTggtcttgaattaatataattttgatggcACCTTCTAAAGAAGCTATGCTTTGTATTTGCATTTGCTTTTGTTGAAATGAGTGTACTTTGGATGTAAAAAGGTATATTTTATTCTCCTTACAAGATAGTAGTCTTGGCATACTAGTGGGTTGCATGCAGATACTCTGGATATCCGCTTCAAAAAGGGTATAGATTTTAGAGTTTTACAGACAGACTAAGCATATCCACAAGTATTTACAGGTAACCAATTATTTTTTCCTCACTCATCATCTTCTTCCGCTTCAATATCAAACTTATAAGACCCTTACCTACCATAATACACAGCACAAATTTCACATCCGCTCTTTTTCTTGGATGTGAAATGGATTTAAATCCACcctaaaattgaattaacaaaactaacccattaataaaatttgctaGTTTCAATCACTCCAACTGTATAAAATTGAAacagattttgatttttaatcttCACTGTTGCTAACTAATTATTCTTTAAAccaactaataatattatataatgaaaaatgcTCCACACACCAAGCCaccacaaaacaaattaaaaaataaactcttgTATTCATATAAACacctttcattttcttgaattttaagAGCACTTAATGAGAAACTTTATTGTGTTGAAacataatttgaagaatttgaacCCCAAACACTTTGTTGTAGATTTCCATTCCTAAGACATATTTCTTTTTGTGCCTAGTGCTCAAATTCTTAGAATATATAGAAGATAGACTTATAATTGGAGGTGGATTTTCATTCATCCGTGGAAAACTTATTCTCTCTATAGAGTACTTGATAAGATAAAACTACAACAAATATTGAAAGATTGTTGTTTTTTCTATACTTCATCGATTAATTCACTTGTGAAAAGACAAGTTTTTCTACCAATAATTGCATTAGAATAACAAGaacaaagagagaaataaaaaatcaatattacagCATAACCCATGGGTTCGCCTGTACCAATAGAGCTAGGTATAGTTTCAAAAAAAGTTTTACTagtataaatcaatttattttttatctacaCATGTTTTACTTATACTTGTTTATACCCGACTT
This region of Mangifera indica cultivar Alphonso unplaced genomic scaffold, CATAS_Mindica_2.1 Un_0010, whole genome shotgun sequence genomic DNA includes:
- the LOC123205609 gene encoding copper-transporting ATPase HMA4-like isoform X2 codes for the protein MDMISVKEKMEVKRRDDLKKPLLQHVNGVANDIPQQINAGGKKFRTVKFKIQEIKCASCSASVESVLLKLNGVESAMVSPLDGQAAVKYVPQLVTVKQIKETIEEAGFPVDDFPEQDIAVCRLKIKGMMCTSCSESVECALQMVDGVKRAVVGIALEEAKVHFDPNVTNTDRIIEAIEDAGFGADLINSGNDANKVHLKLEGVKSQEDANFIQTFLESVEGVNHVEMDMEENKVTVSYDPELTGPRSIIRYINGDSHGPNIYRASLYIPSRQREAEQQKETWMYKNQFLLSCLFTIPVFLFSMVLPMLPTYGGWLDYKVHNMLTIGMLLRWILCTPVQFVVGRRFYVGSYHALRRKSANMDVLVALGTNVAYFYSIYIAMKALTSDIFEGQDFFETSAMLISFILLGKYLEVVAKGKTSDALAKLTELAPDTAHLLILDDEGTVISEMEISTQLIQRNDIIKVLPGEKVPVDGIVIDGKSHVNESMITGEAKPVSKKPNDTVIGGTMNENGCLLVKATHVASETALSQIVQLVEAAQLSRAPVQKLADQISKFFVPTVVVAAFITWLGWFIPGVAGLYPKHWIPKVMDEFELALQFGISVLVVACPCALGLATPTALMVATGKGASQGVLIKGGIALEKAHKVKTVVFDKTGTLTVGKPEVVSAVLFSHFSMEEFCNMTTAAEANSEHPIAKAVVKHAKKLSQKFGSHTKLVNEAKDFEVHTGAGVSGKVGDKRILVGNKRLMQAFHVPVESAVENYISENEQLARTCVLVAIDGKIAGAFAVTDPVKPEARVVVSYLHSMGISSIMVTGDNWATATAIAKEAGIEKVVAETDPIGKADKIKELQLKGMTVAMVGDGINDSPALVAADVGMAIGAGTDVAIEAADIVLIKSNLEDVITAIDLSRKTISRIRLNYVWALGYNILAMPIAAGILYPFTGIRLPPWLAGASMAASSLSVVCSSLLLQSYKKPLHIKAS
- the LOC123205609 gene encoding copper-transporting ATPase HMA4-like isoform X1 produces the protein MDMISVKEKMEVKRRDDLKKPLLQHVNGVANDIPQQINAGGKKFRTVKFKIQEIKCASCSASVESVLLKLNGVESAMVSPLDGQAAVKYVPQLVTVKQIKETIEEAGFPVDDFPEQDIAVCRLKIKGMMCTSCSESVECALQMVDGVKRAVVGIALEEAKVHFDPNVTNTDRIIEAIEDAGFGADLINSGNDANKVHLKLEGVKSQEDANFIQTFLESVEGVNHVEMDMEENKVTVSYDPELTGPRSIIRYINGDSHGPNIYRASLYIPSRQREAEQQKETWMYKNQFLLSCLFTIPVFLFSMVLPMLPTYGGWLDYKVHNMLTIGMLLRWILCTPVQFVVGRRFYVGSYHALRRKSANMDVLVALGTNVAYFYSIYIAMKALTSDIFEGQDFFETSAMLISFILLGKYLEVVAKGKTSDALAKLTELAPDTAHLLILDDEGTVISEMEISTQLIQRNDIIKVLPGEKVPVDGIVIDGKSHVNESMITGEAKPVSKKPNDTVIGGTMNENGCLLVKATHVASETALSQIVQLVEAAQLSRAPVQKLADQISKFFVPTVVVAAFITWLGWFIPGVAGLYPKHWIPKVMDEFELALQFGISVLVVACPCALGLATPTALMVATGKGASQGVLIKGGIALEKAHKVKTVVFDKTGTLTVGKPEVVSAVLFSHFSMEEFCNMTTAAEANSEHPIAKAVVKHAKKLSQKFGSHTKLVNEAKDFEVHTGAGVSGKVGDKRILVGNKRLMQAFHVPVESAVENYISENEQLARTCVLVAIDGKIAGAFAVTDPVKPEARVVVSYLHSMGISSIMVTGDNWATATAIAKEAGIEKVVAETDPIGKADKIKELQVKLLDMIIIAWCFINNLYIPFVFLNWQWMQLKGMTVAMVGDGINDSPALVAADVGMAIGAGTDVAIEAADIVLIKSNLEDVITAIDLSRKTISRIRLNYVWALGYNILAMPIAAGILYPFTGIRLPPWLAGASMAASSLSVVCSSLLLQSYKKPLHIKAS